A region from the Nodosilinea sp. FACHB-141 genome encodes:
- the coaBC gene encoding bifunctional phosphopantothenoylcysteine decarboxylase/phosphopantothenate--cysteine ligase CoaBC, producing the protein MDAPRRVLIGISGGIAAYKICSVISSLAKAGLAVRVVLTQQGQAFIPPLTVATLARHPAYTDENFWQATQGRPLHIELGEWAELLVIAPLSANTLGKLAHGLADNLLTNTVLASTCPVLLAPAMNTDMWQQQAVQRNWHQLLQDPRYHSIDPGSGVLACDRIGTGRMAEPEDILTHIHSLLHSGGRRDLVGKHLLISTGSTREFLDPVRFIGNPASGKMGMALAQAALHRGATVTLVHGPMEESLKARLGGIQTVSITTAEEMHRAMLTNLPQADWIVMAAAVADVKPATQAATKLAKADLPQSLPLAQVPDIVADLSQKRSPHQRLIGFAAQTGDIIPPALDKLQRKGLDAIVANPIDVAGSGFGGDRNQAVLLTQAGDKLPIPPCTKLEMAHQIWDALLKAGF; encoded by the coding sequence GTGGACGCTCCCCGTCGAGTGCTGATAGGCATTAGCGGCGGTATTGCAGCCTATAAGATCTGCTCGGTGATTTCGTCGCTGGCCAAGGCAGGTCTAGCAGTGCGTGTTGTGCTGACCCAGCAAGGGCAGGCCTTCATTCCGCCCCTGACGGTGGCGACCCTGGCCAGACACCCTGCCTATACAGACGAGAATTTTTGGCAGGCAACCCAGGGACGGCCGCTGCACATTGAGCTGGGCGAATGGGCTGAGCTGCTGGTGATTGCCCCCCTGAGCGCTAACACGCTAGGCAAGCTGGCCCATGGCCTAGCCGATAATTTGCTGACCAATACCGTGCTGGCCTCGACCTGCCCGGTGCTGCTAGCCCCAGCGATGAATACCGACATGTGGCAGCAGCAGGCCGTGCAGCGCAACTGGCACCAGCTACTTCAGGATCCGCGCTACCACAGCATTGATCCAGGTAGTGGGGTGCTGGCCTGCGATCGCATCGGCACCGGGCGCATGGCCGAGCCGGAGGACATCCTCACCCACATTCACTCGCTGCTGCACAGCGGCGGGCGGCGCGACCTAGTAGGGAAGCACCTGCTGATCAGCACCGGCAGCACCCGCGAGTTTTTAGATCCCGTGCGCTTTATCGGCAACCCCGCTAGCGGCAAAATGGGGATGGCCTTGGCCCAGGCTGCTCTTCACCGTGGCGCGACCGTCACCCTCGTTCACGGACCGATGGAGGAATCCCTCAAAGCCCGCCTGGGCGGCATCCAAACCGTGAGCATTACCACGGCTGAAGAGATGCACCGGGCGATGCTGACCAACCTACCCCAGGCCGACTGGATTGTGATGGCGGCGGCGGTAGCGGATGTGAAACCAGCGACCCAGGCCGCCACTAAGTTGGCCAAAGCAGATCTGCCCCAATCCCTACCCCTGGCCCAGGTGCCCGACATTGTGGCCGATTTGTCTCAAAAGCGATCGCCCCACCAGCGGCTGATTGGCTTTGCGGCCCAGACCGGCGACATCATTCCCCCAGCGTTGGATAAGCTACAGCGTAAGGGTTTAGATGCGATCGTGGCGAACCCTATTGATGTGGCAGGAAGTGGGTTTGGGGGCGATCGCAACCAGGCCGTCCTGCTCACTCAAGCGGGCGACAAGCTTCCGATTCCTCCCTGCACCAAGTTGGAGATGGCCCACCAAATCTGGGATGCTCTGCTGAAAGCTGGCTTCTAG
- a CDS encoding DUF2555 domain-containing protein, whose amino-acid sequence MLSLHVSPQTVSDMTPDTVAELATRLETDAYENAFEGLQDWHLLRAIAFQRPELVESYVYLLDLEAYDES is encoded by the coding sequence ATGCTGAGCCTACACGTTTCACCGCAAACCGTCTCAGATATGACACCGGACACGGTGGCTGAGCTGGCTACTCGCCTAGAGACCGATGCCTACGAGAATGCCTTTGAGGGACTGCAAGACTGGCACCTGCTTCGGGCGATCGCCTTTCAGCGACCCGAGTTAGTTGAATCCTACGTCTATTTGCTCGACCTCGAAGCCTACGATGAGTCGTAG
- a CDS encoding alpha/beta hydrolase, with translation MLPTEQPLQALTYGPTDGTADWCLVALHGWGANAADLIGLAPYLEIANFSMVFPDAPWPHPQAPGGRMWYNFPNSYDFRRPYDFETHTDLQISRERLKLWMSMLPQTTKIPLERTILAGFSQGGAMALDVGSQLPLAGQIILSGYLHSPAQAPVSPRSVMMVHGTFDAVVPIGKAQQANDALTAIGQPVTWQEMAMGHEIPPQVMGLIAGFCEDLRQASGNP, from the coding sequence ACCGCTTCAAGCCCTGACCTATGGCCCCACCGATGGCACCGCTGATTGGTGCCTAGTGGCTCTCCACGGCTGGGGGGCCAACGCCGCCGACCTAATCGGCTTAGCCCCCTATTTAGAAATAGCCAACTTCTCAATGGTCTTTCCCGATGCGCCCTGGCCCCATCCCCAGGCCCCAGGGGGCCGCATGTGGTACAACTTCCCCAACAGCTATGATTTTCGCCGTCCCTACGATTTTGAGACCCACACCGACCTCCAGATCAGTCGAGAGCGGCTCAAGCTCTGGATGTCAATGCTGCCTCAAACCACCAAAATTCCCCTAGAGCGCACCATTTTGGCTGGGTTTTCCCAAGGGGGGGCGATGGCGCTAGACGTGGGGTCGCAGCTGCCTCTGGCCGGGCAGATCATTCTCAGCGGCTACCTGCACAGCCCTGCACAGGCTCCGGTGAGCCCCCGCTCAGTAATGATGGTGCACGGCACCTTCGATGCAGTGGTGCCGATCGGCAAGGCCCAGCAGGCCAACGACGCCCTCACCGCCATTGGCCAACCCGTGACCTGGCAGGAAATGGCCATGGGGCATGAAATTCCACCTCAGGTAATGGGGCTAATTGCCGGGTTTTGCGAAGATTTGCGGCAGGCCAGCGGGAATCCCTGA